One Sphaerisporangium krabiense DNA segment encodes these proteins:
- a CDS encoding gamma-glutamyl-gamma-aminobutyrate hydrolase family protein has product MPRRPIIAIPSRFAAQTSALRYAAVVTARALADAVLRAGAEPFLVHPGDAAEAASRLWLADGVLLPGGGDLAPATYGEGVAHDTVYDVDDAQDAFDLAVARHALETGLPLLAICRGLQVVNVALGGRLRQHMESAHRHLVHPVAVRPGSLLAEVTGAGKVEASCFHHQCVSVPGAGLVATAHAADGTAEAYELADPRGWFLGVQWHPEDTAGEDPANQRLFDALTHAAARR; this is encoded by the coding sequence ATGCCCCGCCGACCGATCATCGCGATCCCCTCCCGCTTCGCCGCCCAGACCTCGGCCCTGCGGTACGCGGCCGTCGTGACCGCGCGCGCCCTCGCCGACGCCGTGCTGCGCGCGGGCGCGGAGCCGTTCCTCGTGCATCCGGGCGACGCCGCCGAGGCGGCGTCCCGGCTGTGGCTCGCCGACGGGGTGCTGCTGCCCGGCGGCGGCGACCTCGCCCCCGCGACGTACGGGGAGGGCGTCGCGCACGACACCGTCTACGACGTGGACGACGCCCAGGACGCGTTCGACCTCGCCGTGGCCCGGCACGCGCTGGAGACGGGCCTGCCCCTGCTCGCGATCTGCCGCGGCCTGCAGGTGGTGAACGTCGCGCTCGGCGGGCGGTTGCGCCAGCACATGGAGTCCGCGCACCGCCACCTGGTCCACCCGGTCGCCGTCCGGCCGGGCTCGCTGCTGGCCGAGGTCACCGGCGCAGGGAAGGTCGAGGCGTCCTGCTTCCACCACCAGTGCGTCTCCGTCCCCGGCGCCGGGCTGGTCGCCACGGCGCACGCCGCCGACGGCACCGCCGAGGCGTACGAGCTGGCCGATCCGCGTGGCTGGTTCCTCGGCGTCCAGTGGCACCCCGAGGACACCGCCGGTGAGGACCCCGCCAACCAGCGCCTGTTCGACGCCCTGACCCACGCCGCCGCGCGCCGCTGA
- a CDS encoding aldehyde dehydrogenase, with protein MPTVAGVEVEGRHWIGGERVSSTRTFEDVSPIDEQVIAEIARGGADEAAEAVRAAHAAFPAWARTTREERARLLHAIADGVERRLERLAGVETTDNGALLRSHLRGVMPRVAHNFRFFADHLLGLGHDDFETRGHRNHVSWDPAGVCALITPWNAPLMLATWKIAPALAAGNTVVLKPAEWTPLTASLLADITVEAGLPDGVFNVVQGYGQEAGAALVADPRVKRVSFTGSVPTAQRIAAAVAPNLTPMSLELGGKSPLIVFADADLDLAVDLAVEQYDNAGQVCLAGTRLLVEEPIAEEFTARFLAKAGALVQGDPRDPATDIGPNIHRKHVDRVDGFVRRALDAGAKPLIGGGPNTDLGGLYYRPTLLTGAAPGSEILTEEVFGPVLTLQTFRTEDEAVDEANGTRFGLAATLATGSPERAERVSARLVAGTVWVNCFFVRDLRAPFGGARHSGVGREGGDWSFDFYCDVKNTVTAPWAR; from the coding sequence ATGCCCACTGTCGCCGGAGTCGAGGTCGAAGGCAGGCATTGGATCGGAGGCGAACGCGTCTCCTCCACCCGCACCTTCGAGGACGTCTCGCCCATCGACGAGCAGGTGATCGCCGAGATCGCCCGGGGAGGCGCGGACGAGGCCGCCGAGGCCGTGCGCGCCGCGCACGCGGCCTTCCCCGCCTGGGCGCGCACCACACGCGAGGAGCGCGCCCGGCTCCTGCACGCGATCGCCGACGGCGTCGAGCGCCGCCTGGAGCGACTCGCAGGCGTCGAGACCACCGACAACGGGGCGCTGCTGCGCTCCCACCTGCGCGGCGTGATGCCCCGCGTGGCGCACAACTTCCGCTTCTTCGCCGACCACCTGCTCGGCCTGGGCCACGACGACTTCGAGACCCGGGGCCACCGCAACCACGTGAGCTGGGACCCGGCCGGGGTGTGCGCGCTGATCACCCCGTGGAACGCGCCGCTCATGCTCGCCACCTGGAAGATCGCCCCGGCGCTCGCCGCCGGCAACACGGTGGTGCTCAAGCCCGCCGAGTGGACCCCGCTCACCGCCTCCCTGCTGGCCGACATCACCGTCGAGGCGGGCCTGCCCGACGGCGTCTTCAACGTCGTCCAGGGGTACGGCCAGGAGGCCGGCGCCGCCCTCGTCGCCGACCCGCGGGTCAAGCGGGTCAGCTTCACCGGCTCGGTGCCCACCGCCCAGCGGATCGCCGCCGCCGTCGCGCCCAACCTGACCCCGATGTCGCTGGAGCTCGGCGGCAAGTCCCCGCTCATCGTCTTCGCCGACGCCGACCTCGACCTCGCCGTCGACCTCGCCGTGGAGCAGTACGACAACGCCGGGCAGGTGTGCCTGGCCGGCACCCGCCTGCTGGTCGAGGAGCCGATCGCCGAGGAGTTCACCGCCCGCTTCCTCGCCAAGGCGGGCGCGCTCGTCCAGGGCGACCCGCGCGACCCGGCCACCGACATCGGCCCGAACATCCACCGCAAGCACGTCGACCGCGTGGACGGCTTCGTCCGCAGGGCCCTGGACGCCGGGGCCAAGCCGCTCATCGGCGGCGGCCCCAACACCGACCTCGGCGGCCTGTACTACCGGCCGACCCTGCTCACCGGCGCCGCCCCCGGCAGCGAGATCCTCACCGAGGAGGTCTTCGGCCCCGTCCTCACCCTGCAGACCTTCCGCACCGAGGACGAGGCCGTCGACGAGGCCAACGGCACGCGCTTCGGCCTCGCCGCGACGCTGGCCACCGGCTCGCCCGAGCGCGCCGAGCGCGTCTCGGCCCGCCTGGTCGCCGGCACCGTCTGGGTGAACTGCTTCTTCGTCCGCGACCTCAGGGCCCCGTTCGGCGGCGCCCGCCACTCCGGCGTCGGCCGCGAGGGCGGCGACTGGAGCTTCGACTTCTACTGCGACGTCAAGAACACGGTGACCGCGCCATGGGCGAGGTAG
- a CDS encoding 3,4-dihydroxyphenylacetate 2,3-dioxygenase, with amino-acid sequence MGEVVGAGLLAHVPTIVLPEATRLELNEGKEITLVTGLRQLRQEVFDTVEHDAVVVLDSHWATTVEFVVTAQQHRAGLFTSEELPRGMCRMPYDFPGDQELARAIAAKAGEHHTWITPIDDPYLPIYYATINLWTYLGLPRKPWLSIGVCQTGDMEDHLRLGRALGEAIRESDRKVMVIASGALSHTFWPLRELRDHESSDPVHIFSDGARQADLERIAWFKAGDHARVLDTMPEFARYKPEAGFRHYLMLAGALGEGDCTAAARQYGEYENSVGTGQALLWFDRPEGGFPAPRPTVPA; translated from the coding sequence ATGGGCGAGGTAGTGGGAGCGGGCCTGCTGGCCCACGTGCCGACCATCGTGCTGCCCGAGGCGACCCGGCTGGAGCTCAACGAGGGCAAGGAGATCACCCTGGTCACCGGGCTGCGGCAGCTCCGCCAGGAGGTCTTCGACACCGTCGAGCACGACGCGGTCGTCGTGCTCGACTCGCACTGGGCCACGACGGTGGAGTTCGTCGTCACCGCCCAGCAGCACAGGGCCGGGCTGTTCACCTCCGAGGAACTGCCGCGGGGCATGTGCCGCATGCCCTACGACTTCCCCGGCGACCAGGAGCTCGCCCGCGCCATCGCCGCCAAGGCCGGCGAGCACCACACCTGGATCACCCCGATCGACGACCCCTACCTGCCGATCTACTACGCGACGATCAACCTGTGGACCTACCTCGGGCTGCCGCGGAAGCCGTGGCTGTCCATCGGCGTCTGCCAGACCGGGGACATGGAGGACCACCTGCGGCTCGGCCGCGCGCTCGGCGAGGCGATCCGCGAATCCGACCGCAAGGTGATGGTCATCGCCTCCGGAGCCCTGTCGCACACCTTCTGGCCGCTGCGCGAGCTGCGCGACCACGAGTCGTCCGACCCCGTCCACATCTTCTCCGACGGGGCCAGACAGGCCGACCTGGAGCGGATCGCCTGGTTCAAGGCCGGTGACCACGCCCGCGTGCTCGACACGATGCCGGAGTTCGCCCGGTACAAGCCCGAGGCCGGCTTCCGCCACTACCTGATGCTGGCCGGCGCCCTGGGGGAGGGCGACTGCACCGCCGCCGCGCGGCAGTACGGCGAGTACGAGAACTCCGTCGGCACCGGCCAGGCGCTGCTGTGGTTCGACCGCCCCGAAGGCGGCTTCCCCGCCCCCCGCCCCACCGTCCCCGCCTGA
- a CDS encoding fumarylacetoacetate hydrolase family protein: MPEYRRILLDGAVTQVRREGDELVSADGRVVGVEDAVYLPPCEPTKIIAVHLNHRSRVTEFMTTLPPAPTYFHKPTSALNAHKGAVVRPERCEYLNYEGEIAIVIGRTTRNVSPAEAGDHIAGYTIGNDYGLHDFRDTDAGSMLRVKGSDTLCPLGPGLVTGWDFRGKALRTYVNGHVVQEGSTDEMEWDMHYLVADIARTITLYPGDVLLSGTPAGSRPVKPGDVVEVEAEGLGKLSNHIVTGPVPIRDDCGAQPTTSEEVLSTAFGGDWEFRGIRAPRR, encoded by the coding sequence ATGCCCGAGTACCGCAGGATCCTGCTGGACGGCGCCGTCACCCAGGTGCGCCGCGAGGGGGACGAGCTGGTGAGCGCCGACGGCCGCGTCGTCGGCGTGGAGGACGCCGTCTACCTGCCGCCGTGCGAGCCGACGAAGATCATCGCCGTGCACCTGAACCACCGCAGCCGGGTGACCGAGTTCATGACCACGCTGCCGCCCGCGCCCACGTACTTCCACAAGCCCACCTCGGCGCTCAACGCCCACAAGGGCGCGGTCGTGCGGCCCGAGCGGTGCGAGTACCTCAACTACGAGGGCGAGATCGCGATCGTCATCGGCCGCACGACGCGCAACGTCTCGCCCGCCGAGGCCGGCGACCACATCGCCGGGTACACCATCGGCAACGACTACGGCCTGCACGACTTCCGCGACACCGACGCCGGCTCGATGCTGCGCGTCAAGGGCTCCGACACGCTGTGCCCCCTCGGCCCCGGCCTCGTCACCGGCTGGGACTTCCGCGGCAAGGCCCTGCGCACCTACGTCAACGGCCACGTCGTGCAGGAGGGCTCCACCGACGAGATGGAGTGGGACATGCACTACCTCGTCGCCGACATCGCCCGCACGATCACCCTGTACCCCGGCGACGTCCTGCTCTCCGGCACCCCGGCGGGCTCGCGCCCGGTCAAGCCCGGCGACGTGGTCGAGGTCGAGGCCGAGGGCCTCGGCAAGCTGTCCAACCACATCGTCACCGGCCCCGTCCCGATCCGCGACGACTGCGGCGCCCAGCCGACCACCTCCGAGGAGGTCCTCTCGACCGCCTTCGGCGGCGACTGGGAATTCCGCGGCATCCGCGCCCCCCGCCGCTGA
- a CDS encoding VOC family protein has product MALRPVQVNIKALDDSVVGRFWAEALGWSVSGGVPGVTSYVGPGGDFVWPDPVAVCVDVVTVPEPKTATKNRVHLDVATTSAAHQAELVARLQALGATPAHVGQGEVPWTVLADPEGNEFCVLEPREVYRDTGPIARVVVDCVDPRAMARFWGAAMDWPLHEVTDDRAVSRSAKGGGPYLEFVRTPSVKTVPDRVHLDLLPYPGDDKAAEVARLRTLGAADLDLGQGDVPWTCLTDPEGHEFCVLAPS; this is encoded by the coding sequence ATGGCACTGCGACCTGTCCAGGTGAACATCAAGGCTCTTGATGACTCCGTGGTGGGCCGGTTCTGGGCGGAGGCGCTCGGCTGGAGTGTTTCCGGCGGGGTGCCCGGCGTGACCTCCTACGTCGGACCGGGCGGCGACTTCGTCTGGCCGGACCCGGTCGCCGTCTGCGTCGACGTCGTCACCGTCCCGGAGCCCAAAACGGCAACGAAGAACCGTGTGCACCTCGATGTCGCCACCACGTCCGCGGCCCATCAGGCGGAGTTGGTGGCGCGCCTCCAGGCTCTCGGTGCGACACCCGCCCACGTGGGCCAGGGCGAAGTGCCGTGGACGGTCCTCGCCGACCCGGAGGGCAACGAGTTCTGCGTGCTGGAGCCTCGGGAGGTCTACCGGGACACCGGGCCGATCGCCCGGGTGGTCGTCGACTGCGTGGATCCGCGAGCCATGGCCCGGTTCTGGGGTGCGGCGATGGACTGGCCCCTGCATGAGGTGACGGACGATCGTGCGGTGTCGCGCTCCGCCAAGGGGGGCGGCCCGTACCTCGAGTTCGTCCGCACGCCGAGTGTGAAGACCGTGCCGGACCGGGTCCACCTCGACCTGCTGCCGTACCCCGGTGACGACAAGGCGGCGGAGGTGGCCCGGCTGCGGACCCTCGGCGCCGCCGACCTCGACCTCGGCCAGGGCGACGTCCCGTGGACGTGCCTGACCGACCCGGAGGGCCACGAGTTCTGCGTCCTCGCCCCGTCCTGA
- a CDS encoding SDR family NAD(P)-dependent oxidoreductase: MAGAVIGRVDATALEVVAGVDLAGKEAIVTGGHGGIGYETARALASAGARVVIAGRDPQRGEAAARALSAVSRGEVVYRHLDLASLRSVIGFATRHRATGKPCHILVANAGVMATPPARTAEGFELQFGTNHLGHFAFVTGLVPNLLAAGGARVVVLTSSAHRRSRVDFTDPNYLARPYDRWQAYGQSKTANALFALSLHLRYGARGIIANAVMPGAVATGLQRHLDTAEQAAQGWPGPGWTTPEQGAATSVWAAVAPELTGVGGRYLEDRAIGRPWHGHGPPPRGHYLPYALDPADADRLWNLSQRLIDAHAKDLR, translated from the coding sequence GTGGCTGGCGCGGTGATCGGGCGCGTGGACGCCACCGCGCTGGAGGTCGTCGCCGGCGTGGACCTGGCGGGCAAGGAGGCGATCGTCACCGGCGGGCACGGCGGCATCGGGTACGAGACCGCACGAGCCCTGGCGAGCGCCGGAGCCCGGGTGGTCATCGCCGGGCGCGATCCTCAGCGTGGCGAGGCCGCCGCCCGCGCGCTGAGCGCCGTTTCGCGTGGCGAGGTGGTGTACCGCCACCTCGACCTCGCGTCCCTGAGGTCGGTCATCGGCTTCGCGACGCGGCACCGTGCCACCGGCAAACCGTGTCACATCCTCGTCGCCAACGCCGGGGTGATGGCCACCCCGCCGGCCCGTACCGCGGAAGGGTTCGAGCTGCAGTTCGGCACCAATCACCTGGGGCATTTCGCCTTCGTCACCGGCCTGGTGCCCAACCTGCTCGCGGCCGGCGGCGCCCGCGTCGTCGTGCTGACCTCCAGCGCCCACCGGCGTTCCAGGGTCGATTTCACCGACCCCAACTACCTGGCCCGGCCCTACGACCGCTGGCAGGCCTACGGGCAGTCCAAGACCGCCAACGCGCTGTTCGCCCTGAGCCTGCACCTCAGGTACGGGGCTCGCGGGATCATCGCCAACGCGGTCATGCCCGGCGCGGTCGCCACGGGACTCCAGCGGCACCTCGACACCGCCGAACAGGCCGCGCAGGGCTGGCCGGGACCGGGCTGGACGACGCCGGAACAGGGCGCGGCCACGAGCGTGTGGGCGGCCGTCGCGCCGGAGCTGACCGGCGTCGGCGGCCGGTATCTCGAAGACCGCGCCATCGGCCGCCCCTGGCACGGCCACGGTCCCCCGCCCCGCGGCCACTACCTGCCGTACGCGCTGGACCCCGCCGACGCCGACCGCTTGTGGAACCTGTCCCAGCGCCTGATCGATGCTCACGCGAAGGATCTCCGATGA
- a CDS encoding helix-turn-helix transcriptional regulator produces the protein MPQSNPLGEFLRARRARVTPAQAGLPATVGRRRTPGLRREELAALAGLSVDYYTRLEQGRERNPGPAVVEALATALRLDPDERDHFGRLTDYAAGRRTTRPQPPPSASRPALDLLERVRPWPALLLARNGDVLAANPEGLALYAGLSEWPARRRNTVRYTFLHPAARSVLGDWEGAAAMGVANLHHWTSADPDAPDLRGVRDELAEASADFRRLWDRHHVRPRRSSHKLFHHPAVGDLRMEHQVWYLDHSPTRLSLYQPEPAHTDQVALLALSLDTPANVTRPGSGRTGLGEQDGP, from the coding sequence ATGCCGCAGTCCAACCCCTTAGGGGAGTTCCTGCGCGCCCGCCGCGCGCGCGTGACCCCCGCGCAGGCCGGCCTGCCCGCCACCGTCGGCCGCCGGCGCACGCCGGGACTGCGCCGGGAGGAGCTCGCCGCGCTCGCGGGGCTGAGCGTCGACTACTACACGCGGCTGGAGCAGGGCCGTGAGCGCAACCCCGGCCCGGCCGTGGTCGAGGCGCTGGCCACCGCTTTGCGACTGGACCCGGACGAACGCGACCATTTCGGCCGGCTCACCGATTACGCGGCGGGTCGCCGCACCACACGCCCGCAACCGCCGCCGTCGGCGTCACGCCCCGCGCTCGACCTGCTGGAGCGGGTCCGCCCCTGGCCCGCGCTGCTGCTGGCCCGCAACGGCGACGTGCTCGCCGCCAACCCGGAGGGCCTCGCCCTGTACGCGGGCCTGAGCGAGTGGCCGGCGCGGCGCCGCAACACGGTGCGCTACACCTTCCTCCACCCGGCCGCGCGCTCGGTGCTGGGCGACTGGGAGGGCGCGGCGGCCATGGGCGTGGCGAACCTGCACCACTGGACGAGCGCCGACCCCGACGCACCCGACCTCCGCGGAGTGCGCGACGAACTAGCCGAGGCCAGCGCCGACTTCCGGCGCCTGTGGGACCGCCACCACGTCCGCCCCCGCCGCTCCAGCCACAAGCTCTTCCACCACCCCGCGGTCGGCGACCTGAGAATGGAACACCAGGTCTGGTACCTGGACCACTCACCCACCCGCCTAAGCCTCTACCAACCCGAACCAGCCCACACCGACCAGGTCGCCCTGCTGGCCCTCAGCCTGGACACACCCGCGAACGTGACGCGGCCCGGCTCGGGGCGTACGGGCCTCGGCGAGCAGGATGGCCCGTGA